One window from the genome of Pedobacter schmidteae encodes:
- the rnc gene encoding ribonuclease III codes for MPLFDLYKLYFSPNKVFIRKLKNILGFVPGNAILYKMAFRHRSVAKILKNGSRSSNERLEFLGDAVLGSVIAELLFKSYPYKEEGFLTEMRSKIVNRANLNQLARKMGFDQLIVFDQKAVNVQTKHHSMLGDAFEALIGAIYLDKGYNFTKEFLLKRIVKPYVDIHTLEQTETNFKSKLIEWCQRHGKDITFDMVQNDEGESAKLFTIQAVIDGESYGVGRDYNKKNAEKLAAEKTCEALSI; via the coding sequence ATGCCATTATTTGATCTGTATAAGCTTTATTTTTCACCCAATAAAGTCTTTATAAGAAAGTTGAAAAACATTTTGGGCTTTGTGCCTGGAAATGCTATTTTATATAAAATGGCATTCAGGCACAGGTCTGTGGCAAAGATTTTAAAAAATGGCAGTAGAAGCAGCAACGAACGTCTGGAGTTTTTAGGCGACGCAGTACTGGGTTCTGTAATTGCAGAATTGCTTTTTAAAAGTTATCCCTACAAAGAAGAAGGCTTTTTAACCGAAATGCGTTCTAAAATTGTAAACCGCGCGAACTTAAATCAGCTGGCCCGAAAAATGGGCTTTGACCAATTGATCGTTTTCGATCAAAAAGCCGTAAATGTCCAAACCAAACATCATTCTATGCTTGGTGATGCCTTTGAAGCACTTATAGGAGCAATCTATCTAGACAAAGGCTACAATTTCACAAAAGAGTTTCTGCTTAAAAGGATTGTTAAGCCGTATGTTGACATTCACACCCTTGAACAAACTGAAACCAATTTTAAAAGTAAGCTGATTGAATGGTGCCAGCGCCATGGAAAAGACATCACTTTTGATATGGTACAGAATGACGAAGGTGAAAGTGCCAAATTGTTTACCATTCAGGCTGTAATTGATGGCGAAAGTTACGGTGTAGGCCGCGATTACAATAAGAAAAATGCCGAAAAACTGGCTGCTGAAAAAACCTGCGAAGCCCTTTCTATTTAA
- a CDS encoding TonB-dependent receptor, whose product MQNFKKAKHLINVYALLKGALLSHSSLLILVLTPVFSSAQIQPLINSTLNGTVIDEKTKEPLPGAIVQIEGVTHQVQTDSRGKFDFITGQKFPYTLIVSYIGYEKRRVVANGTPITIQLKELVNELSGVVVVGYGTQKRSDLTGAVSSVSQSALKQPLSSIDQALKGAAAGVQVTQTSGQPGGGVSIRIRGGASIQGGNEPLYVIDGFPLYNSAGTTNVLSGTPTNPLASINPGDIESVDILKDASATAIYGSRGANGVVIITTKKGKADRSAISYEASFGTQSVLKTIDVLGAKDFAILRNEVLLDSKPSGGAYQYLSQAQIDQLGTGTRWQQEAFRHAPSQNHQLSISGGSQKVQYLLSGNYLKQDGIIKNTDFSRISFRANVDAKPSDQFKVSASLTANKSDANVAPSGIINSLLIMPSTATIYEPDGSYTLRNPFENIFANPIATLQETINKSTVNRLLGSAFGEYTILKDLNFKVLLGVDVSNEKDKYYVPSTIYEGKTSNGTAGIGALNYYSWLNENTISYSKNIGKHNFDVLIGFTQQEASNESFKAGAEQFVSNDLTYNSLQSGSTLVRPNSDTYSWVLHSYLARINYNYNNLYYFTSSIRKDGSSRFGKNNKWGSFPSVAASWRLSNEEFFKPLLHQINDLKIRASFGTTGNLEIGQYQSLSTLYSLNYLLGGNVLTGFAANRIPNENLGWETTYQYDAGLDIAFFNKRLQVTLDGYYKKTTDLLLNVEIPWTTGYASSLQNYGSVANKGLELGVRTKNLTGEFHWDTDLNVSVNRNKVLTIGNGASSYISGNYIIQVGKPLGTFYGTVTDGILQTGEEAAKGKFTGSAAPKAGDRLYKDVSGDGTFTTAADRAIIGNAQPDFIFGISNNFAWKGFDLSVFLQGAYGNQVINTNRQNLEMFTGQQNASITALERWTTSHPSTTIPRAKLDPAPIFSDRFVEDGSFLRLKSVSLGYTIPKSITNKLNLHSLSIYLIGQNLLTWTSYTGFDPEVTSGSNVSPGTDSGIYPIAKTILAGLRVTF is encoded by the coding sequence ATGCAAAATTTTAAAAAGGCTAAGCATTTAATAAATGTTTATGCCTTGTTAAAAGGTGCTTTGCTTAGCCATAGCAGTCTTTTAATCCTGGTACTTACGCCTGTGTTTTCCAGCGCACAGATCCAGCCACTCATCAATTCCACACTCAACGGTACAGTTATCGATGAGAAAACTAAAGAACCGCTTCCCGGGGCTATTGTCCAGATTGAAGGAGTTACCCATCAGGTGCAAACCGATAGCCGTGGTAAATTCGATTTTATAACCGGGCAAAAATTTCCATACACGCTGATTGTAAGTTACATTGGTTACGAAAAGCGGCGTGTGGTGGCCAATGGTACGCCCATAACCATCCAATTGAAAGAGCTGGTTAACGAACTCAGTGGAGTAGTGGTGGTGGGTTATGGCACTCAAAAAAGAAGCGACCTTACTGGTGCGGTGTCTTCTGTGTCCCAATCGGCCTTAAAACAACCCTTAAGCTCCATCGATCAGGCCTTAAAAGGGGCTGCAGCGGGTGTGCAGGTTACACAAACTTCAGGTCAGCCCGGTGGAGGGGTCAGTATCCGCATCCGTGGCGGCGCCTCCATACAGGGCGGAAACGAACCTTTATATGTTATCGACGGCTTTCCGCTATACAACAGCGCCGGCACTACCAATGTGCTGAGCGGCACCCCCACCAATCCCCTGGCCAGTATCAACCCCGGCGATATAGAAAGTGTCGACATTCTTAAAGACGCCTCCGCAACTGCCATATATGGTTCCAGAGGGGCCAACGGAGTGGTTATCATTACCACCAAAAAGGGGAAAGCCGACCGTAGCGCCATCTCCTATGAGGCCAGCTTCGGCACGCAAAGTGTGCTCAAAACCATTGATGTTTTAGGTGCCAAAGATTTTGCGATTTTAAGAAATGAAGTGTTGTTGGATAGCAAACCGTCAGGTGGCGCCTATCAATATCTTTCGCAGGCACAAATAGATCAACTGGGCACAGGTACCCGTTGGCAACAGGAGGCATTCAGACATGCACCCTCCCAAAACCATCAGCTTTCTATAAGCGGCGGTAGCCAAAAGGTTCAATACCTGCTTTCGGGAAATTACCTTAAGCAGGATGGCATCATCAAAAATACCGACTTCTCCAGAATCAGCTTTCGTGCCAACGTAGATGCAAAACCTTCAGACCAGTTTAAGGTGAGCGCCAGCCTTACCGCCAATAAATCCGACGCTAATGTTGCGCCTTCAGGCATCATCAATTCCTTACTGATTATGCCTTCAACCGCCACCATATATGAGCCCGATGGCAGTTATACCTTGCGTAATCCTTTCGAAAATATCTTTGCCAACCCCATCGCCACCTTGCAGGAAACCATCAATAAATCCACCGTCAACCGGCTACTGGGTTCTGCTTTCGGCGAATATACCATCCTCAAAGATTTAAATTTTAAGGTGCTGCTTGGTGTTGATGTGAGCAATGAAAAAGATAAATATTATGTGCCTTCTACCATTTATGAGGGAAAAACCAGCAATGGCACCGCCGGAATAGGGGCCTTAAACTATTATTCCTGGCTCAACGAAAATACCATTAGCTATAGTAAAAACATAGGCAAGCATAATTTTGATGTCCTCATTGGTTTTACGCAGCAGGAAGCCAGCAATGAGAGTTTTAAGGCTGGTGCCGAACAGTTTGTGTCTAACGACCTTACCTACAACAGTCTGCAAAGTGGCTCAACACTGGTCAGACCCAATTCCGACACCTATTCCTGGGTGCTCCATTCCTACCTTGCCCGCATCAACTACAATTATAACAACCTTTACTACTTTACCTCAAGTATACGTAAAGATGGTTCTTCCCGGTTTGGTAAAAACAACAAATGGGGAAGCTTCCCTTCCGTTGCCGCTTCATGGAGACTAAGCAATGAAGAATTCTTTAAGCCCCTGCTTCATCAAATCAATGATTTAAAAATAAGGGCCAGCTTTGGTACCACTGGCAATCTCGAAATCGGGCAGTATCAATCCTTGTCTACTTTGTACAGTTTAAATTATCTTTTGGGAGGGAACGTGCTGACAGGTTTTGCCGCAAACAGAATTCCTAATGAAAACCTGGGATGGGAAACCACTTATCAATATGATGCCGGACTGGATATCGCTTTTTTTAATAAGAGGTTGCAGGTTACCTTAGATGGCTATTATAAAAAAACAACAGACTTGCTGTTGAATGTCGAAATTCCCTGGACTACAGGCTATGCCAGTTCCCTGCAAAACTATGGCTCAGTAGCCAACAAAGGGCTCGAACTGGGAGTAAGAACTAAAAACCTGACTGGAGAATTTCATTGGGATACCGACCTCAATGTCTCCGTCAACAGAAATAAAGTCCTGACCATAGGCAATGGGGCTTCATCTTATATCAGCGGAAACTACATTATACAAGTAGGGAAACCGCTGGGAACTTTTTATGGAACCGTAACGGATGGTATTTTGCAAACGGGCGAAGAAGCCGCTAAGGGGAAATTTACAGGCAGCGCTGCACCAAAGGCCGGCGACAGGCTGTATAAAGATGTAAGTGGCGATGGCACCTTTACTACTGCGGCCGACAGGGCTATTATTGGCAATGCACAGCCTGATTTTATTTTCGGTATCAGCAACAACTTTGCCTGGAAAGGTTTCGATTTGTCTGTTTTTCTTCAGGGGGCCTATGGCAATCAGGTCATCAACACCAACAGGCAAAACCTGGAGATGTTTACGGGGCAGCAAAATGCATCTATTACAGCATTGGAAAGATGGACGACAAGTCATCCTAGTACCACGATTCCGCGGGCCAAACTAGATCCCGCGCCAATTTTTTCCGATCGATTTGTTGAAGATGGATCTTTCCTGCGACTCAAGTCCGTTAGTCTGGGTTATACCATACCGAAAAGCATAACCAATAAATTAAATCTTCATTCGCTAAGTATTTATCTTATCGGACAGAACCTGCTTACCTGGACATCCTATACCGGATTTGATCCGGAAGTTACCTCGGGAAGCAACGTATCGCCCGGAACGGATTCTGGTATTTATCCTATCGCAAAAACCATTCTTGCAGGCTTAAGGGTAACCTTTTAA
- a CDS encoding IPExxxVDY family protein, which yields MNKTYLKLSLDLDFVLIAITASLKDYMLCHQINTRLNFGFEKVEDHEVYFNIDEEPLAFSKYYFFVEQGEIEYYIINNRNAEGFLIPEMNKVDFFMIIHQYIDREDLNYILAGLNKLPDIQVAAQIDPLKLRSKENLVM from the coding sequence TTGAACAAAACTTATTTAAAACTTTCATTAGATCTCGACTTTGTCCTAATTGCCATTACCGCGTCTTTAAAAGATTATATGTTGTGCCATCAAATCAATACCAGGCTAAATTTCGGCTTTGAAAAGGTGGAAGACCATGAAGTTTATTTCAATATTGACGAAGAGCCCCTTGCCTTTTCTAAATATTATTTTTTTGTTGAACAAGGAGAGATAGAATATTATATTATAAACAACAGAAATGCTGAAGGATTCCTTATTCCGGAGATGAATAAAGTCGATTTTTTTATGATTATTCATCAGTATATTGACCGGGAAGACCTCAATTATATCCTTGCCGGGTTGAATAAACTTCCTGATATTCAGGTTGCTGCACAGATAGATCCGCTCAAGTTAAGGTCGAAAGAAAATTTAGTAATGTAA
- a CDS encoding acyl carrier protein produces the protein MSDIASRVKAIIVEKLGVDENEVTPEASFTNDLGADSLDTVELIMEFEKEFNVAIPDDQAETIGTVGQAIAYLEKNVK, from the coding sequence ATGTCTGATATTGCTTCAAGAGTTAAGGCTATTATCGTTGAAAAATTAGGTGTGGATGAAAACGAAGTTACACCAGAGGCTTCTTTCACTAACGACTTGGGTGCTGATTCTTTAGATACAGTAGAACTTATTATGGAGTTTGAAAAAGAATTCAATGTAGCAATCCCTGATGATCAGGCTGAGACCATTGGCACAGTTGGTCAAGCAATTGCTTACTTAGAGAAAAACGTTAAGTAA
- the pyk gene encoding pyruvate kinase: MKPFHSRTKIVATLGPASAKPDVLYSMFNAGLDVCRLNFSHGSQADHQEVLDTIRSINEKHNYNVGILADLQGPKIRIGMVKDGGIQLVNGAKTTITTQECVGNEERIYITYEAFPKDVKAGEIILLDDGKLQMRVLETNLVDEVICEVVHGGILTSRKGVNLPNTKVSIPSLTIEDRKNLEFVLANDVEWIGLSFVRNAEDIIELKDIIKERGKSARVVAKIEKPEAIANIDEIIAVSDGIMVARGDLGVEMPMEEVPLLQKMIVQKCRAASKPVIVATQMLESMITTPRPTRAEVNDVANSVLDGADAVMLSGETSVGEFPLIVIETMQKIIQNIEQNNYPFHPEKFLKPKADSFLSDAVCDTACFLSKQTNAAGIVSMTLSGYTAFEISSHRPKAHTYIFTSNRSLLNSLSLLWGVQGFYYDKFESTDETIQDVNNLLKENKLIKSGDVIINTAAIPMERKGKTNMLKVSVID; encoded by the coding sequence ATGAAACCATTTCATTCTAGAACGAAAATCGTAGCCACTTTAGGCCCCGCCTCAGCAAAACCAGATGTTTTATATAGTATGTTCAACGCCGGACTGGACGTTTGTCGTTTGAACTTTTCTCATGGGTCTCAGGCAGATCATCAGGAGGTACTGGATACTATCCGGAGCATCAATGAAAAACACAACTATAACGTCGGCATATTGGCTGATTTGCAGGGCCCTAAAATCAGGATCGGTATGGTTAAAGATGGTGGTATTCAGTTGGTTAATGGGGCGAAAACAACCATTACTACCCAAGAGTGTGTGGGCAATGAAGAACGCATATACATTACTTACGAGGCTTTCCCGAAAGATGTAAAGGCAGGCGAAATTATCTTGTTGGATGATGGAAAACTGCAAATGCGGGTTTTAGAAACTAACCTGGTAGATGAGGTAATTTGCGAGGTGGTTCATGGTGGGATTCTGACTTCAAGAAAGGGTGTAAACCTGCCAAATACTAAAGTTTCCATTCCTTCACTTACAATTGAAGATCGCAAAAACCTTGAATTCGTTCTCGCAAACGATGTAGAATGGATCGGTCTCTCTTTTGTTCGTAATGCAGAAGACATCATTGAGTTGAAAGATATCATTAAAGAAAGAGGCAAAAGTGCGCGTGTGGTTGCTAAAATCGAAAAACCGGAGGCTATAGCCAATATCGACGAAATCATAGCGGTTTCGGATGGTATTATGGTTGCCCGTGGAGATCTTGGTGTGGAAATGCCAATGGAAGAAGTGCCTTTGTTACAAAAAATGATTGTGCAAAAATGCCGTGCGGCTTCCAAACCTGTAATTGTGGCTACCCAGATGCTTGAGAGTATGATCACTACACCGAGACCTACGCGTGCGGAGGTAAACGATGTGGCCAACTCTGTGTTAGATGGCGCTGATGCCGTAATGCTAAGTGGAGAGACTTCTGTAGGTGAGTTTCCTTTGATCGTAATTGAAACCATGCAAAAGATCATCCAGAACATCGAGCAGAATAACTATCCTTTCCACCCGGAGAAATTTTTGAAACCTAAGGCTGATAGTTTTTTAAGCGATGCAGTTTGTGATACAGCTTGCTTCTTATCCAAACAAACCAATGCCGCAGGTATCGTTTCCATGACCTTGAGTGGTTATACTGCATTTGAAATCTCCAGTCACCGACCAAAAGCACATACTTACATCTTTACCAGCAACAGAAGTTTGCTAAATAGTTTGAGTTTGTTATGGGGTGTTCAAGGCTTTTACTACGATAAATTCGAAAGTACTGACGAAACCATTCAGGACGTAAATAACCTGCTTAAAGAAAATAAATTGATCAAAAGTGGCGATGTGATCATCAACACGGCGGCAATTCCAATGGAACGTAAAGGCAAAACAAATATGTTAAAAGTGAGTGTTATTGATTAA
- the fabF gene encoding beta-ketoacyl-ACP synthase II, which translates to MELKRVVVTGLGALTPIGNTIPEFWDGLINGVSGAGPITSFDTSKFKTKFACELKNFNAEDFLDRKEARKLDPFVQYAIVSTDEAVKDGNFDFSQLDTNRVGVIWGSGIGGFKTFQDEMKAFFLGDGTPRINPFFIPKVIIDIVPGHISIKYGLRGPNFATVSACASSTNAMIDAYNYIRLNMCDVIISGGSEAIINEAGIGGFNAMHALSTRNDDPKTASRPFDKDRDGFVAGEGAGTIILEELEHAKKRGAKIYAELVGGGMSADANHITAPHPQGLGARMVMQNALNDAGLSTADIDYINVHGTSTPLGDISESRAIVDLFGEDAYKLNISSTKSMTGHLLGAAGAIEAIAAILAVKNDIVPPTINHFTDDPECDSNLNFTFNKAQKRTIRAAQSNTFGFGGHNASVIFKKYEE; encoded by the coding sequence ATGGAATTAAAAAGAGTAGTAGTTACAGGGTTAGGTGCGCTCACTCCAATTGGCAATACCATTCCAGAGTTCTGGGATGGTTTGATAAATGGGGTGAGTGGTGCCGGCCCTATTACCAGTTTTGACACTTCCAAGTTCAAGACAAAATTTGCATGCGAGCTTAAAAATTTCAATGCTGAAGATTTTTTAGATAGAAAAGAGGCCCGCAAGTTAGATCCATTTGTTCAATACGCCATTGTTTCGACGGACGAAGCCGTGAAAGACGGTAATTTCGACTTTTCACAACTGGACACCAACCGTGTTGGCGTGATCTGGGGTTCGGGCATTGGTGGATTTAAGACTTTTCAGGATGAGATGAAGGCCTTTTTCTTAGGCGATGGTACTCCACGTATCAATCCTTTTTTTATTCCAAAAGTAATTATTGACATTGTTCCCGGCCATATTTCCATAAAATATGGACTTAGAGGACCGAATTTTGCTACCGTATCTGCCTGTGCTTCTTCTACCAATGCGATGATTGATGCGTACAACTATATTCGTTTGAATATGTGTGACGTAATCATCAGCGGAGGTTCTGAAGCGATTATCAATGAGGCCGGTATTGGTGGTTTTAATGCTATGCATGCCCTTTCTACCAGAAATGACGATCCAAAAACGGCTTCCAGACCTTTCGATAAAGACCGTGATGGTTTTGTTGCTGGTGAAGGTGCGGGAACGATTATTCTGGAAGAGTTGGAACATGCTAAAAAACGTGGTGCTAAAATCTATGCTGAATTAGTTGGCGGAGGTATGAGCGCAGATGCGAATCACATTACAGCTCCTCATCCTCAGGGACTGGGCGCAAGAATGGTGATGCAGAATGCCTTAAATGACGCCGGACTAAGTACTGCAGACATCGACTACATCAATGTTCACGGCACTTCGACTCCACTTGGAGACATTTCGGAAAGCAGAGCGATTGTAGACCTGTTTGGCGAAGATGCTTATAAATTGAACATCAGTTCTACGAAATCAATGACTGGACACTTATTAGGTGCCGCCGGTGCAATTGAAGCGATTGCTGCAATTCTGGCAGTGAAAAACGACATTGTTCCGCCTACCATTAACCATTTCACTGATGATCCTGAATGTGATTCAAACTTAAATTTCACTTTTAATAAGGCGCAAAAACGGACCATCCGTGCTGCTCAGAGCAATACATTTGGTTTTGGTGGTCATAATGCGTCGGTGATTTTCAAAAAGTACGAAGAATAA
- a CDS encoding DUF1801 domain-containing protein, whose protein sequence is MIQELHHYYLNKEEPNKSCLLALRHIILDQDTNVTETLKWGMPCFCYKKKMFCYLWTDKKTEEPYILMVEGKYLDHPELEEGNRSRMKIFRINPNRDLPMKKIEKILQQALNLYRTGIIKVKD, encoded by the coding sequence ATGATTCAGGAACTTCATCACTATTATCTGAACAAGGAAGAACCCAACAAGAGTTGTTTGCTTGCGTTGCGACATATTATTCTTGACCAGGATACAAACGTTACAGAAACGCTAAAGTGGGGAATGCCCTGTTTTTGCTATAAGAAAAAAATGTTTTGCTATTTGTGGACTGATAAAAAAACGGAGGAACCTTATATCCTTATGGTTGAAGGAAAATATCTTGACCATCCAGAATTGGAAGAAGGTAACCGTTCCCGAATGAAAATTTTTAGAATTAACCCCAACCGGGATTTACCAATGAAAAAGATTGAAAAAATTTTACAACAAGCATTAAACTTATACAGAACAGGGATAATAAAAGTTAAAGACTGA
- a CDS encoding class I SAM-dependent methyltransferase: MKDHTLRDLFYQHEGRVIHKWDHYFEIYEKYFAKYKGQQLNILEIGIAHGGSLELWKKYFGDQINLYAIDVNPDCKQFEDERTKIFIGSQSDKAFLSEVINQLPELDIVIDDGGHTMIQQKTSFEMLYLKVKEGGLYLVEDTHTSYWYEFHGGLKKPGTFIEYSKNLIDSLYRDHINKQEKLTLNELTNHINGISFYDSIVVFEKLKRKEAFHIRKGNDTISYCNPTDLKKKSLWMKIKSRLFGKEVNKFVTNDRGKVTD, translated from the coding sequence ATGAAAGATCATACGTTAAGAGACCTTTTTTATCAGCACGAGGGGAGAGTTATCCATAAATGGGACCATTATTTTGAAATTTATGAGAAATACTTTGCAAAATACAAAGGTCAACAACTTAACATTCTGGAGATTGGGATTGCCCATGGCGGCTCCCTGGAACTTTGGAAAAAGTACTTCGGCGACCAGATTAACCTGTATGCGATTGATGTGAACCCGGATTGTAAACAGTTTGAAGATGAGCGCACCAAAATATTTATCGGCTCGCAAAGCGATAAAGCATTTTTAAGTGAGGTCATTAACCAACTGCCGGAGCTTGACATTGTGATTGATGACGGAGGCCATACCATGATACAACAAAAAACGTCCTTCGAAATGTTGTATTTAAAAGTAAAAGAAGGCGGGCTTTATCTGGTAGAAGATACCCATACCTCCTACTGGTATGAATTTCATGGTGGGCTAAAGAAACCGGGCACTTTTATAGAGTATTCAAAGAACCTGATCGATTCTTTATACAGGGATCACATTAATAAGCAAGAAAAACTAACCTTAAATGAGCTGACCAATCATATCAATGGAATTTCATTTTATGACAGCATTGTTGTTTTTGAAAAGCTAAAACGTAAGGAAGCCTTTCACATCAGAAAGGGAAATGATACCATCAGTTACTGCAACCCTACTGACTTGAAAAAAAAATCGCTGTGGATGAAAATAAAATCCAGACTGTTTGGGAAAGAGGTAAATAAATTTGTGACCAACGATCGTGGGAAAGTGACAGACTAA
- a CDS encoding thioredoxin fold domain-containing protein has product MKKLILLFLLTPFLGIAQDKGTHFEHGLSWAQVKEKAKKENKYLFVDCFTTWCGPCKYMTSTIFPQEKVGDFFNKNFVNVKVQFDKTKGDSEEVKSWYADAESMSKEFKVVAYPTFLIFSPQGELVHRIVGGGDADGFIAKAQKALNPETQYYTLLKKYDAGKPSPETLKELVSVAEEAYDEDNASKFATAYLATQKDLYTKANLEFLSKYTKNSKSKGFELMLKNAKKIDAVLGNGKASEILGKIIMKENIHPGLRKPTANIDSLIAAARAKYPTVDISKSTDLLKIQFYQGTKKWDKFQPAVMAYMKKYGTEVNAEMLNNFAWSVFENCKDQDCVASAMAWSKRSVEETQEKEPAFLDTYANLLYKMGKKEEAIAMQQKAVNLVPANEKNQYQATLDKMKKGE; this is encoded by the coding sequence ATGAAAAAACTAATTTTATTATTTCTGCTTACCCCTTTTCTTGGAATTGCACAGGATAAAGGAACCCATTTCGAACATGGACTTTCCTGGGCACAAGTAAAGGAAAAAGCTAAAAAAGAAAACAAATACCTTTTTGTAGATTGTTTTACTACCTGGTGTGGCCCTTGTAAATACATGACCAGCACTATTTTCCCTCAGGAAAAAGTAGGCGATTTCTTTAACAAGAACTTTGTAAACGTAAAAGTACAGTTCGATAAAACTAAAGGGGATAGTGAAGAGGTAAAAAGCTGGTATGCCGACGCAGAGTCCATGAGCAAAGAATTCAAGGTAGTAGCTTATCCGACTTTTTTGATTTTTTCACCACAAGGTGAACTGGTACACAGAATTGTTGGTGGCGGGGATGCGGATGGCTTTATCGCTAAAGCGCAAAAAGCATTGAACCCGGAAACACAGTATTACACCCTGTTAAAAAAATACGATGCAGGTAAACCGTCTCCTGAGACCTTAAAAGAGCTTGTCTCTGTTGCAGAAGAAGCTTATGACGAAGACAATGCCTCGAAATTCGCAACAGCTTACCTGGCCACTCAGAAAGATCTTTACACAAAAGCCAACCTGGAGTTTTTAAGCAAATACACAAAAAACAGCAAAAGTAAAGGCTTCGAATTGATGCTAAAAAATGCAAAAAAGATAGATGCTGTACTCGGAAATGGAAAAGCAAGCGAAATTCTGGGCAAGATTATCATGAAGGAAAACATTCATCCCGGCTTACGAAAACCAACTGCAAATATTGATTCGCTGATTGCAGCTGCCAGGGCCAAATACCCTACTGTCGATATCAGCAAGTCTACCGATCTGCTAAAAATTCAGTTTTACCAGGGTACAAAAAAATGGGATAAATTCCAGCCAGCTGTAATGGCCTACATGAAAAAATATGGTACAGAGGTAAATGCCGAAATGCTGAATAATTTTGCCTGGTCGGTTTTTGAAAACTGTAAAGATCAGGATTGTGTTGCATCTGCCATGGCATGGAGTAAACGAAGTGTAGAAGAAACTCAGGAAAAAGAGCCTGCGTTTTTAGATACTTATGCAAACTTGCTTTATAAAATGGGTAAAAAAGAAGAAGCAATTGCCATGCAACAGAAAGCGGTAAACCTGGTTCCGGCAAACGAAAAGAATCAATATCAGGCAACCCTCGACAAAATGAAAAAAGGAGAGTAA